In the genome of Zobellia nedashkovskayae, the window ACATGTACTTGGGCGACGTTAAAAACAACGGAAAATTCGTTGGTATTATGTGTCGTGATCACGAAAACGTTGATGGGGACCGTGTAAAAATTTATGTGAATGGTGACGTGGTTGACACTAATATTCTTTTAACAAGCTCTTTTAAAGGGGTAAACGTTGATTTAAAAAAAGGATTCAATCGTATAGATTTTGAAGCACTTAATGTTGGTGCGTATGCGCCTAATACCGCTCAGGTAAACGTCTATGATGACAAAGGAGAAATTATCTATGCCACCAAATGGTTACTTTCTGAAGGTTCAAAAGCTACTTTGATTATAACAAAAGAAGAAGACTAAAATTCAGTATTTTCTCTATTTATACAGTGGGTTGCTTAAAAGAACTAATCTCTTTTACCAGGTACATATTTCTCTTTAGCTCTTTTGACTACATCTTCATAGTAGAAAGGAACATCTTTCCAATCCATATTTTTATATCTTTCAATCTGGTCGTTAAAATGAGGGGAACTTGGGTCTCCGCTTTGTCCACCTGCCAATATACTTTTAGCCTTTACTTTATCACCAAATTCCACAACCGCTACAAAACTATTTCCACGTGTTCCGTAGATTTTTTTTGCCCCTTCTGTGGTGTAACGAGCACCGTATGCAGCTAAAGCGCCCCATCTTCCAGACGCAAATCCTATAGGAATACTTGGTTTAGAATCGTTGAAATGCTGCACTATATCTCCCGTAGTTCGCTGATATCTATTTACTTCTCCCCACGGTATTTTCCATGTTCCAAAGTCGGCCGTTAGGTCTTCTATTACTTCTTCAAATATCTTTAAACTCTCTTCCGTATGGGTCCCAAAATAGGTCATTCGTTCCATATCGCTAATCCCTTCTGGGTGTTTTGCCCTTTTGCCCATAGCAGTGCCGTAGTAATGAGCCAGCGTCATGGCCACTTGATTTTCTCCTGTAGTGTAATCCCAATTTTTAAGAATGGAAATGGGTTCCTTTAATTTCGGGTTTTTATCATCGTGAGAATTGTAAGCTTTAACTAAGCCTGGAATCAATGCTTGAAAAGCCGGCAAAAAAGGGTCGTGTGCCAGTTGAATTAAACTGTCTATAGTATATCCTTTTCTATCTTTCAATAATTCAATAGCATGAACTCCTCTAAAATTCTCTTGGTCTCTGGACATGTAATAGGGGTAATCCTCTTTCTTTGGACTGAACCCCAGAGCAGAGGTATAGGGAGTGGAATTGCAATTTTGTATCCACCCATTTTCTGGATTCAATACTAAAATATTTTCATCTACCGTATGTAATCCCTGCCAATCGGTCTTTGGATTACTACCATCAACTGGCTCCGCATAATTAAACTGAACATCTCGCTTAGGTACAAAATTACCATGGAAATAGGCAATGTTTCCCTCGGCATCTGCATACACCGTATTATTGCTAGAATTGGTGCGGATATCCATCATATCATGAAATCCTTTATAGCCTTTTTGTTTGGTACGTATAAAAGATTGTTCCAAAGCTTTTACTGGCTCCCACATCATAGCGGAAGCTGTCCATTGACCATCGGCAACATGCGTTATTGGTCCGTGGTGGGTTCTATATGTCGGATATTTTTTTTCTTTCAGTTCATCGCCAT includes:
- a CDS encoding acylase, giving the protein MKYVVLISYFFLFSCSAQQKNIEVEKWKTHTANVEIIRDDFGVPHIYGKTDADAVFGLLYAQCEDDFNRVEQNYIWATGRLAEVDGEDALYSDLRAKLFMTEEEAKANYEKSPAWLKELCDAFANGVNYYLYTHPEVTPKLLTHFEPWMPMYFSEGSIGGDIERISTKKIAAFYESDMELPEAEILQMKKEKEIEEPQGSNGIAISGKLTQSGNPLLLINPHTSFYFRGEVHVVSEEGLNAYGAVTWGQFFVYQGFNENTGWMHTSTYTDVMDEFKETIVKNDDHLFYQYGEELRPIESSEIMLKYLDGDELKEKKYPTYRTHHGPITHVADGQWTASAMMWEPVKALEQSFIRTKQKGYKGFHDMMDIRTNSSNNTVYADAEGNIAYFHGNFVPKRDVQFNYAEPVDGSNPKTDWQGLHTVDENILVLNPENGWIQNCNSTPYTSALGFSPKKEDYPYYMSRDQENFRGVHAIELLKDRKGYTIDSLIQLAHDPFLPAFQALIPGLVKAYNSHDDKNPKLKEPISILKNWDYTTGENQVAMTLAHYYGTAMGKRAKHPEGISDMERMTYFGTHTEESLKIFEEVIEDLTADFGTWKIPWGEVNRYQRTTGDIVQHFNDSKPSIPIGFASGRWGALAAYGARYTTEGAKKIYGTRGNSFVAVVEFGDKVKAKSILAGGQSGDPSSPHFNDQIERYKNMDWKDVPFYYEDVVKRAKEKYVPGKRD